One region of Thiomonas intermedia genomic DNA includes:
- a CDS encoding glycosyltransferase family 2 protein translates to MMPVLEALLFALMIGVAAPAGLLLLQVLLAWRAARVQSPADTLPFAGRLAVLMPAHDESQGIAAIIAALRPQLRAQDWLLVVADNCSDDTAQRAREAGAAVVERCDAQHRGKGYALAFGMARLADDPPDVVIVVDADCLVQPGALLRLASQAQQRQCPIQAHYRMDAPPDAGLMSRVSALAWRVKTYVRPLGWRALGLPCPLMGSGMAFPWTLLVRFELGSAHLVEDLQLGLDLTRAGAAPRFEPTCEVRSALPASARGSRSQRTRWEHGHLGVLLHTAPRLLWQAAGQRSGALLAVAADLCVPPLALLALLLAAAVAGSLGAWLLLGWMAPLVLALVACASFASAVLIAWARFGRDTLSARELASAPLYVLWKIPVYLGFVLHRQRAWVRTEREPPR, encoded by the coding sequence ATGATGCCGGTGCTGGAGGCGCTGCTGTTCGCCCTGATGATCGGCGTGGCGGCGCCCGCAGGGCTGTTGCTGTTGCAGGTGCTGCTGGCCTGGCGCGCCGCTCGCGTGCAGAGCCCGGCCGACACACTGCCGTTTGCCGGACGCCTTGCCGTGCTCATGCCGGCGCATGACGAGTCCCAGGGCATCGCCGCCATCATCGCGGCGTTGCGTCCCCAGTTGCGTGCGCAGGACTGGCTGTTGGTTGTGGCCGACAACTGCAGCGACGACACCGCCCAGCGGGCCCGCGAGGCCGGTGCCGCCGTGGTCGAACGGTGCGATGCGCAGCATCGCGGCAAGGGCTACGCCCTGGCCTTCGGCATGGCCCGGCTCGCCGACGATCCGCCCGACGTGGTGATCGTGGTCGATGCCGACTGCCTGGTACAGCCCGGGGCCCTGCTGCGCCTCGCCTCGCAGGCGCAGCAGCGGCAGTGCCCCATTCAGGCGCACTACCGCATGGATGCGCCACCAGACGCCGGTCTGATGTCCCGCGTTTCTGCGCTGGCGTGGCGGGTGAAGACTTACGTGCGTCCGCTGGGCTGGCGCGCGCTGGGCCTGCCCTGTCCGCTGATGGGCAGCGGCATGGCGTTTCCCTGGACGCTGCTGGTGCGCTTCGAACTGGGCTCCGCCCATCTGGTCGAAGACCTGCAGCTAGGGCTCGACCTCACTCGCGCCGGTGCCGCGCCGCGCTTCGAGCCGACTTGCGAAGTGCGCAGCGCCCTGCCCGCCAGCGCCCGCGGCTCACGCTCCCAGCGCACCCGCTGGGAGCATGGACACCTCGGCGTGTTGCTCCACACGGCACCGCGTCTGCTGTGGCAGGCCGCAGGACAGCGCAGCGGCGCGCTGCTGGCGGTGGCAGCCGACCTGTGCGTGCCGCCGCTGGCCCTGCTGGCCTTGCTGCTGGCCGCCGCCGTCGCGGGGTCGCTGGGGGCCTGGCTGCTGCTGGGCTGGATGGCCCCGCTCGTACTGGCCCTCGTGGCCTGCGCGAGTTTCGCCTCGGCCGTACTGATCGCCTGGGCGCGCTTCGGCCGTGACACCCTCAGCGCGCGCGAGCTGGCCTCGGCACCGCTCTACGTGCTGTGGAAGATTCCCGTGTATCTCGGCTTCGTGCTGCACCGCCAGCGGGCCTGGGTGCGCACCGAGCGCGAGCCGCCCCGCTGA
- a CDS encoding WecB/TagA/CpsF family glycosyltransferase, whose translation MSLLSPSPSESAQVSTVALFGLEFQPLAFDAAVEAIAAAAQQRERALVITPNVDHIVTVQQRPEVRQIYRSARFVFADGMPVIWASRFIRGKALPGRVTGADLLPALCARAAVRGLSVAFVGGQPGIAQRAAEVMCVRHPALKVVGVHCPPFGFEADPRQTQEIIDLCRATRPDLLFFGVGAPKQEIWSHTHLSQLDVGVVLCIGAALDFAAGTLQRAPRWMQRSGLEWLWRMAQDPRRLLKRYLVRDTAFLGIAMREILAGLRPTPQRKP comes from the coding sequence ATGAGCCTGTTGTCCCCATCTCCGTCGGAAAGCGCCCAGGTTTCCACCGTCGCGTTGTTCGGCCTGGAATTTCAGCCCCTGGCTTTCGATGCAGCCGTCGAGGCCATCGCCGCAGCGGCCCAGCAACGCGAGCGTGCACTGGTCATCACGCCCAATGTGGACCACATCGTCACCGTGCAGCAGCGCCCGGAGGTGCGGCAGATCTATCGCAGCGCGCGCTTTGTGTTCGCCGACGGCATGCCGGTGATCTGGGCGAGCCGCTTCATCCGCGGCAAGGCGCTGCCCGGCCGCGTCACTGGGGCCGATCTGCTGCCCGCGCTTTGCGCGCGCGCCGCCGTGCGCGGCCTGAGCGTGGCCTTCGTCGGCGGGCAGCCGGGCATCGCGCAGCGTGCGGCCGAGGTCATGTGCGTTCGCCATCCCGCGCTGAAGGTGGTGGGAGTCCATTGCCCGCCCTTCGGCTTCGAGGCCGACCCGCGGCAAACCCAGGAGATCATCGACCTCTGCCGCGCGACCCGGCCCGATCTGCTGTTCTTCGGCGTCGGCGCTCCCAAGCAGGAAATCTGGAGCCATACCCACCTCAGCCAGCTCGACGTGGGGGTGGTGCTGTGCATCGGCGCCGCACTCGACTTTGCGGCGGGCACGCTGCAGCGGGCGCCGCGGTGGATGCAGCGCAGCGGGCTTGAATGGCTATGGCGCATGGCGCAAGACCCCAGGCGTCTGCTCAAGCGCTATCTGGTGCGCGATACGGCCTTTCTCGGCATCGCCATGCGCGAAATCCTCGCCGGGTTGCGGCCCACGCCGCAGCGCAAGCCATGA
- a CDS encoding serine acetyltransferase — MRARDDPDWQADLRRVNQPRPLFKEQSLWALGVYRYGRRVDVRPDGLRKRLATRWYWLLFRLVETATGISLPKSAEIGGGLRIFHFGGIFVHPQTRIGRNCTLRQGVTLGNKTEGGPVPVLGDEVELGAYAQVLGGVVLGRGCRVGALSVVTRDVPPGATVAGVPARPLHGESVGSLPSP; from the coding sequence ATGCGCGCCCGAGACGACCCTGATTGGCAAGCCGATCTGCGCCGCGTGAATCAGCCGCGGCCGCTGTTCAAGGAGCAGTCTTTGTGGGCCCTTGGCGTGTATCGCTATGGCCGCAGGGTGGACGTCCGCCCCGATGGCCTGCGCAAACGCCTGGCAACCCGCTGGTACTGGTTGCTGTTTCGTCTCGTCGAGACCGCCACGGGTATCAGCCTTCCCAAGAGTGCCGAGATCGGGGGCGGGCTGCGCATCTTTCATTTCGGCGGCATCTTCGTCCATCCTCAGACCCGCATCGGGCGCAACTGCACGTTGCGCCAGGGGGTGACGCTGGGCAACAAGACCGAGGGCGGCCCGGTGCCGGTGCTGGGCGACGAGGTTGAACTGGGCGCGTATGCCCAGGTTCTGGGCGGGGTGGTGCTGGGCCGCGGCTGCCGCGTCGGTGCCCTGTCAGTCGTCACGCGCGACGTGCCGCCGGGCGCGACGGTTGCCGGAGTTCCGGCACGGCCCTTGCATGGGGAAAGCGTCGGCAGTCTGCCGTCGCCCTGA
- a CDS encoding circularly permuted type 2 ATP-grasp protein — MASLFQSTAQGRAAPGDECAALARDLASAVIPGHWDELRGKVSDGESGAALAPLWNNFFRLLGPGGFDALGARQQQLLQQIHDDGVTYNVHADAAQAARAWSVDLFPLLIDASSWKQISTGAAQRAALLNTVLADLYTGPQRTLKEGLLPPALVQGHPGYLRALHGHTPPGNVWLHIAAFDLARGPDGVWRVVNQRVQAPSGLGYLLENRILISRLFPDAFSQLKVQRLAASYRLLMDTLLRQSPGGVGSRVVLLTPGPYSETYFEQVYLARYLGITLAEGSDLTVREDRLYLKTLRGLEPVHVVLRRLDDSFCDPLELRPDSMLGVAGLLQAVRAGHVLVANALGAGFLESPAVQGFLPKLCETLLGEPLILPSLPTWWCGEPGVCDAPLDDLRSWVIKPVHAECGFEATVMASLDYGQLPPWRERVHSAPAQVTLQQYQPLPHVPVWSDDRLAARAAMLRVYALADGQGGWRVLPGGLVRTAPRGGNTVSMQRGGSSQDAWVITGDAVDDSTLLPPPMRPQDLVNRHRVVTSRAAENLFWLGRYSERAEHGARLMRIALRALSGDDDLGPAVRDMLDQWCRQSGLIDPEAQALSEHPQAFERSLVRGLMPGPHAGGLVQSIQALGHAAAQVRERLGGDHRQWIASATALELLPAQARREELQTTQAMRGLEQLTEVLSAITGAQTDRMTRDDGWRLLSIGRHIERLTLLGEALSLAFQTRAVHSDSGFNLLLALFDSTITYRALYQKRLEVPALLDLLMLDRENPRALGWVAQTLRARMAKLPDTWVGLTEASPPPEPRPAATSGPLSADKQALLALAPDPDDWHLPELCTHTQEQHYTWLELTLAQNIDSAWRLSDEISRRYFAHANAPDRTLGGY; from the coding sequence ATGGCTAGTCTGTTTCAATCCACCGCCCAGGGCCGCGCCGCGCCGGGCGACGAATGCGCGGCGCTCGCCCGCGATCTGGCGTCCGCCGTCATCCCGGGCCATTGGGATGAGCTGCGCGGCAAAGTCTCCGACGGCGAGTCGGGCGCTGCGCTCGCTCCGCTGTGGAACAATTTCTTCCGGCTGCTCGGCCCCGGCGGATTCGACGCCCTGGGCGCCCGCCAGCAACAGCTGCTGCAGCAGATCCACGACGACGGCGTCACCTACAACGTTCACGCCGATGCCGCCCAGGCCGCCCGCGCATGGTCGGTCGATCTGTTCCCGCTGCTGATCGACGCCAGCTCGTGGAAGCAGATCTCCACCGGCGCCGCGCAGCGCGCCGCGCTGCTCAACACGGTGCTTGCCGACCTCTACACCGGCCCGCAGCGCACGCTCAAGGAGGGGCTGCTGCCGCCCGCCCTGGTTCAGGGGCATCCCGGCTATCTGCGCGCCCTGCACGGCCATACGCCGCCCGGCAACGTCTGGCTGCACATCGCCGCCTTCGATCTGGCGCGCGGGCCCGACGGCGTGTGGCGCGTGGTCAACCAGCGGGTGCAGGCCCCGTCGGGCCTGGGCTATCTGCTGGAAAACCGCATCCTGATCTCCCGCCTGTTCCCGGACGCGTTCAGCCAGCTCAAGGTGCAGCGCCTGGCCGCGAGCTATCGGCTGCTGATGGATACGCTGCTGCGGCAGTCGCCCGGCGGCGTGGGCAGCCGCGTGGTGCTGCTCACGCCCGGACCGTACAGCGAAACCTATTTCGAGCAGGTGTATCTGGCGCGCTATCTGGGCATCACCCTGGCCGAGGGCAGCGATCTGACCGTGCGCGAAGACCGGCTCTACCTCAAGACCCTGCGCGGCCTGGAGCCGGTGCACGTGGTGCTGCGGCGGCTCGACGACAGCTTCTGCGATCCGTTGGAGTTGCGCCCCGACTCGATGCTGGGCGTCGCCGGGCTGCTGCAGGCCGTGCGCGCCGGTCATGTGCTCGTGGCCAATGCGCTGGGGGCCGGCTTTCTCGAATCGCCCGCGGTGCAGGGCTTTTTGCCCAAGCTGTGCGAAACCCTGCTGGGCGAGCCGCTCATCCTGCCGTCGCTGCCCACCTGGTGGTGCGGCGAACCGGGGGTGTGCGACGCGCCGCTGGACGATCTGCGCTCCTGGGTGATCAAGCCCGTGCACGCGGAGTGCGGGTTCGAGGCCACGGTCATGGCCAGTCTCGACTACGGCCAGCTCCCCCCCTGGCGCGAGCGGGTGCACTCGGCGCCAGCCCAGGTCACGCTGCAGCAATATCAGCCGCTGCCGCATGTGCCGGTCTGGAGCGACGACCGCCTCGCCGCCCGCGCGGCCATGCTGCGGGTCTACGCGCTGGCCGACGGCCAAGGCGGCTGGCGGGTGCTGCCCGGCGGCTTGGTGCGCACCGCACCGCGCGGCGGCAACACGGTGTCGATGCAGCGCGGCGGCAGCAGCCAGGACGCCTGGGTCATCACCGGCGACGCGGTGGACGACTCCACGCTGCTGCCCCCGCCGATGCGGCCGCAGGATCTGGTCAACCGGCACCGGGTGGTGACGAGCCGGGCGGCCGAAAACCTGTTCTGGCTGGGCCGCTACAGCGAACGCGCCGAACACGGCGCCCGGCTGATGCGCATCGCGTTGCGCGCGCTCTCGGGCGACGACGACCTCGGCCCCGCGGTGCGCGACATGCTCGACCAGTGGTGCCGCCAGTCCGGCCTGATCGACCCCGAGGCCCAGGCACTCAGTGAACATCCCCAGGCCTTTGAGCGCAGCCTCGTGCGCGGCCTCATGCCCGGCCCGCACGCCGGCGGGCTGGTGCAAAGCATCCAGGCCCTGGGACACGCCGCCGCGCAGGTGCGCGAGCGCCTTGGCGGCGATCACCGGCAGTGGATCGCCTCGGCCACCGCGCTCGAACTGCTGCCCGCCCAAGCCCGCCGGGAGGAACTGCAGACCACGCAGGCGATGCGCGGCCTCGAACAACTCACCGAAGTGCTCAGCGCCATCACCGGCGCACAGACCGACCGCATGACGCGAGACGACGGCTGGCGGCTGCTGAGCATCGGCCGTCACATCGAGCGCCTCACCTTGCTCGGCGAGGCGCTGAGCCTGGCCTTCCAGACCCGCGCGGTGCACAGCGACAGCGGCTTCAACCTGCTGCTGGCCCTGTTCGACAGCACCATCACCTACCGCGCCCTGTATCAGAAGCGGCTGGAAGTACCGGCCCTGCTCGATCTGCTCATGCTCGACCGCGAGAACCCCCGCGCGCTGGGCTGGGTGGCCCAGACCCTGCGCGCGCGCATGGCCAAGCTGCCCGACACCTGGGTCGGCCTTACCGAAGCTTCGCCGCCGCCCGAGCCGCGCCCCGCCGCGACCAGCGGCCCCCTTTCGGCCGACAAGCAAGCCCTCCTCGCGCTGGCGCCCGATCCGGACGACTGGCATCTGCCCGAACTGTGCACCCATACCCAGGAACAGCACTACACCTGGCTGGAGCTCACCCTGGCCCAGAACATCGACAGTGCCTGGCGCCTGTCCGACGAGATCAGCCGCCGCTATTTCGCCCACGCCAACGCCCCCGACCGCACCCTGGGTGGGTACTGA
- a CDS encoding glycosyltransferase produces MQVAYFVNQYPKVSHTFIRREILALEQQGFAVQRIALRGWDADVVDPADRAERERTQYVLRHGLRGLAAAVLRAAWRRPARLLRSLRWAVRLSRHNERGLPYHLIYVAEACRVVEWAEAGGATHLHAHFGTNSAEVALLARVLGGPTYSFTVHGPEEFDKPQGIHLSEKIAQSSFVVAISSFCRSQLYRWAQPAQWNKIQVVRCGVEAEFHAEAQTAANTSRQLVCVGRLSEQKGHLLLIEAAHILALEGEAFSLVLAGDGELRAALEAEINRRGLQPFVTITGWIDSAQVRRFMLASRALVVSSFAEGLPVVVMEAMTLRRPVIGTLIAGIPELVEDGRSGWLCAAGDAVALASAMRRCLAADEADLVRMGEQARAAVLERHDVRHEAARLGALFRDAAAGARP; encoded by the coding sequence ATGCAGGTCGCCTATTTCGTCAACCAGTATCCCAAGGTCAGCCATACCTTCATTCGGCGCGAGATTCTGGCCCTGGAGCAGCAGGGATTCGCGGTGCAGCGCATCGCGCTGCGCGGCTGGGATGCCGACGTGGTGGACCCCGCCGACCGCGCCGAGCGCGAGCGCACGCAATATGTGCTGCGACACGGTCTGCGCGGTCTGGCCGCGGCGGTGCTGCGCGCGGCGTGGCGTCGGCCCGCGAGGCTGTTGAGGTCGCTGCGCTGGGCCGTTCGCCTGTCGCGGCACAACGAGCGCGGGCTGCCCTATCACCTGATCTATGTGGCCGAGGCCTGCCGCGTCGTCGAATGGGCCGAAGCGGGTGGCGCGACGCATCTGCACGCCCATTTCGGCACCAATTCGGCCGAGGTGGCGCTGTTGGCGCGGGTGCTGGGCGGCCCGACCTACAGCTTCACGGTGCACGGGCCGGAGGAGTTCGACAAACCGCAGGGCATCCACCTGAGCGAGAAGATCGCCCAAAGCAGCTTCGTGGTGGCGATCAGCTCGTTCTGTCGCAGCCAGCTGTATCGCTGGGCCCAGCCCGCGCAGTGGAACAAGATCCAGGTCGTGCGCTGCGGCGTCGAAGCCGAGTTCCACGCCGAGGCGCAGACCGCCGCCAACACCTCAAGGCAACTGGTGTGCGTGGGGCGTCTGAGCGAGCAGAAGGGCCATCTGCTGCTCATCGAAGCGGCCCACATTCTGGCCCTGGAGGGTGAAGCCTTCAGTCTGGTGCTGGCGGGCGACGGCGAGTTGCGAGCGGCGCTTGAGGCGGAAATCAACCGCCGCGGGCTGCAGCCCTTCGTCACCATCACGGGCTGGATCGACAGCGCGCAGGTGCGCCGCTTCATGCTGGCCTCGCGCGCCCTGGTCGTCTCCAGTTTCGCCGAGGGGCTGCCCGTCGTCGTGATGGAGGCGATGACGCTGCGCCGCCCGGTGATCGGCACCCTGATTGCGGGCATTCCGGAATTGGTCGAAGACGGCCGCAGCGGCTGGCTTTGCGCTGCGGGCGACGCCGTGGCGCTGGCCTCGGCGATGCGGCGCTGCCTTGCCGCCGACGAGGCCGATCTGGTCCGCATGGGCGAGCAGGCGCGCGCCGCCGTACTGGAGCGGCACGACGTCCGCCACGAAGCGGCCAGGCTCGGGGCACTGTTCCGTGATGCCGCCGCCGGAGCCAGGCCATGA
- a CDS encoding mannose-1-phosphate guanylyltransferase/mannose-6-phosphate isomerase: MNAALPQQARPAGVDTAATLLPVILCGGAGTRLWPVSREQHPKPFMQLADGQSLLQKAFARAAALPGVDQVLTVTNRDLLFKTKDEYARVNPEGKATAFILEPYGRNTAPALAAAALWAEQHVGPEVTLLVLAADHLIGDQAAFAEAVARARELAAEGRMVTFGIRPTAPETGYGYIEAEGHAVLRFVEKPQLEQAAEFVASGRYLWNSGMFCLRVDTALREFATHAPSVLESLHDCMGVSTQVAGGGVHQIELQAETFRYAPDISIDYALMENSHHVAVVPCDIGWSDIGSWTALSELQSADAQGNRVQGEALLHESSNCYVQSPQRVVGLVGVQDLIVVDTPDAVLVADRRRAQDVKQIAAQLKARGHEAYRLHREVHRPWGTYTVLEEGEHFKIKRIVVKPKRALSLQMHHHRSEHWIVVSGTARVVNGEQSMLVRTNESTYIPAGIRHRLENPGILDLVMIEVQSGAYLGEDDIVRFEDAYGRA; encoded by the coding sequence ATGAACGCGGCGCTGCCTCAGCAGGCCCGGCCGGCCGGGGTTGACACCGCGGCAACGCTGCTCCCCGTCATCCTCTGCGGCGGCGCGGGCACGCGGCTGTGGCCGGTTTCCCGGGAGCAGCATCCCAAGCCCTTCATGCAGCTGGCCGACGGCCAGAGCCTGCTGCAGAAGGCGTTTGCGCGTGCCGCGGCGCTGCCCGGGGTCGATCAGGTTCTCACGGTTACCAACCGTGACCTGCTGTTCAAGACCAAGGACGAATATGCACGGGTGAACCCCGAAGGCAAGGCGACGGCCTTCATCCTCGAACCCTATGGACGCAACACCGCCCCGGCTCTGGCGGCGGCCGCGCTCTGGGCCGAGCAGCACGTCGGGCCCGAGGTCACGCTGCTGGTGCTGGCGGCGGACCATCTCATCGGCGATCAGGCGGCGTTCGCCGAAGCGGTGGCACGGGCCCGCGAGCTGGCGGCCGAAGGCCGCATGGTGACTTTCGGCATCCGCCCCACGGCACCGGAGACGGGTTACGGCTACATCGAGGCCGAGGGGCATGCGGTGCTGCGCTTCGTGGAAAAGCCGCAGCTGGAGCAGGCGGCGGAGTTTGTCGCCAGCGGGCGCTACCTCTGGAACAGCGGCATGTTCTGCCTGCGGGTGGATACCGCGCTGCGCGAATTCGCCACCCACGCGCCCAGCGTGCTGGAAAGCCTGCATGACTGCATGGGCGTGTCCACGCAGGTGGCGGGCGGCGGGGTGCATCAGATCGAACTGCAGGCCGAGACCTTTCGCTATGCGCCCGACATTTCCATCGACTACGCGCTGATGGAAAACTCGCACCATGTGGCCGTGGTGCCCTGCGACATCGGCTGGAGCGACATCGGTTCGTGGACGGCGCTGAGCGAGCTGCAATCCGCCGATGCCCAGGGCAACCGCGTGCAGGGCGAGGCGCTGCTGCACGAGTCGAGCAACTGCTATGTGCAAAGCCCGCAGCGTGTGGTCGGCCTGGTGGGCGTGCAAGACCTCATCGTCGTCGATACGCCCGATGCCGTTCTCGTGGCCGACAGACGGCGCGCGCAGGACGTCAAGCAGATTGCCGCCCAGCTCAAGGCCAGAGGCCACGAGGCCTACCGACTGCACCGCGAAGTCCATCGACCCTGGGGGACCTACACGGTGCTCGAAGAGGGGGAGCACTTCAAGATCAAGCGCATCGTGGTCAAGCCCAAGCGGGCGCTGTCGCTGCAGATGCATCACCACCGCAGCGAGCACTGGATCGTCGTGTCGGGCACGGCGCGGGTGGTCAACGGCGAGCAGTCCATGCTCGTGCGCACCAACGAATCCACCTACATACCGGCGGGTATTCGCCACCGTCTGGAGAACCCGGGCATCCTTGATCTGGTCATGATCGAGGTGCAGAGCGGCGCCTACCTCGGCGAAGATGACATCGTGCGGTTCGAGGACGCCTACGGCCGGGCTTGA
- a CDS encoding DUF4124 domain-containing protein: MHQVYTASVIAVLALTLGGCGGGGGTIAAASSGQDATATTAVTTTSSATTQGTSVHAAATSSADSVTRVFSPTSFWYQPIPANATLNTNSAAYAQNLVNQIKTYYGTVNLNTNDYAAPIYFVRTSGGSKAVTVQDGMPVYPVAKTVNVGFNDCQNKGWTDPNLIAQWQNVPMPAGAVPAGGTDQEMSIYDLSTQTLWEFWVTSQVNGQWQACWGGRIQNTANNAGLFANPYGTTATGLPFIGGEISAQELASGQINHVMGISLVDVAAWNIFSWPATRSDGYNPNNAANRIPEGTRMRLDPGVNVDALNLTPVGKIIARAAQKYGFVVWDKAGSVSLRMVNPATYTQAGQSDPYPALFGGLASWQVMQNFPWDKMQFMPNNYGKS, from the coding sequence ATGCATCAGGTTTACACAGCATCGGTCATCGCCGTACTGGCCTTGACTTTGGGCGGCTGCGGCGGGGGAGGCGGCACGATCGCCGCCGCCAGTAGCGGCCAAGACGCCACCGCGACAACCGCCGTGACGACAACATCTTCCGCCACGACCCAAGGCACTTCGGTCCATGCCGCCGCGACGTCAAGTGCAGATTCGGTCACCCGGGTTTTCTCGCCGACGAGCTTCTGGTATCAGCCCATTCCTGCCAATGCGACGCTGAACACGAACTCGGCCGCCTATGCCCAGAACCTGGTCAATCAGATCAAGACCTACTACGGCACCGTCAACCTCAACACCAACGACTATGCCGCGCCGATCTATTTCGTGCGCACATCGGGCGGGAGCAAGGCGGTCACCGTGCAAGACGGCATGCCCGTCTATCCCGTGGCCAAGACGGTCAATGTCGGCTTCAACGATTGCCAGAACAAGGGCTGGACCGATCCCAATCTCATCGCGCAGTGGCAGAACGTGCCCATGCCCGCAGGCGCCGTTCCCGCAGGGGGGACGGACCAGGAAATGTCGATCTATGACCTCAGCACCCAGACGCTCTGGGAGTTCTGGGTGACCAGCCAGGTAAACGGCCAATGGCAGGCCTGCTGGGGCGGGCGCATCCAGAACACGGCCAACAACGCCGGCCTGTTCGCCAACCCCTATGGCACCACCGCCACGGGGCTGCCTTTCATCGGCGGAGAGATTTCGGCGCAGGAGCTGGCCAGCGGCCAGATCAATCATGTCATGGGCATTTCGCTGGTCGATGTGGCGGCCTGGAACATTTTTTCCTGGCCGGCGACGCGCTCGGACGGCTACAACCCCAACAATGCGGCCAACCGCATTCCCGAGGGCACGCGCATGCGGCTCGACCCCGGCGTGAACGTCGACGCGCTCAACCTCACGCCCGTGGGCAAAATCATCGCCCGCGCGGCGCAGAAGTACGGCTTCGTCGTCTGGGACAAGGCGGGCTCCGTATCGCTGCGCATGGTCAATCCCGCCACCTACACCCAGGCCGGTCAGTCCGATCCTTACCCGGCACTGTTCGGCGGCCTGGCTTCCTGGCAGGTCATGCAGAACTTCCCCTGGGACAAGATGCAGTTCATGCCCAACAACTACGGCAAGTCTTGA
- a CDS encoding transglutaminase family protein, with amino-acid sequence MMPDAPTPQPRPADTAGAVLYRVVHETAYTYATPVELAHHLAHLCPIDTAVQERVDHVCDIHPEPGHRRSEIDVFGNAREFFAYYSPHDTLTVRAVSLVRVRAPEAPDWAASPAWEPVREQLLYRAGKPYVAEAEFTFGTHFAPVFTAAAAYAAPSFAPDRPLLKGARDLMQRIHADFTYNPESTEVQTRAPQALELRAGVCQDYAHVMISALRSLGLAARYVSGYLRSHPKPGEEQLVGADASHAWVSVWCPVNGWVEFDPTNNRQPAADYVRIAIGRDFADVSPLRGVIRGGGEHTLDVGVRVSPVAG; translated from the coding sequence ATGATGCCAGACGCCCCGACCCCGCAACCCCGCCCGGCCGACACGGCCGGGGCCGTGCTCTACCGCGTGGTGCACGAAACCGCCTACACCTATGCCACCCCGGTCGAGCTGGCGCACCATCTGGCCCACCTCTGTCCGATCGATACCGCCGTGCAGGAACGGGTCGACCATGTGTGCGACATCCACCCCGAGCCCGGCCACCGCCGCAGCGAGATCGACGTGTTCGGCAACGCCCGTGAGTTCTTCGCCTACTACAGCCCGCACGACACCCTGACCGTGCGTGCCGTCAGTCTGGTGCGAGTGCGCGCGCCCGAAGCCCCCGACTGGGCCGCCAGCCCTGCCTGGGAGCCCGTGCGCGAACAACTGCTCTACCGTGCGGGCAAGCCCTACGTGGCCGAGGCGGAGTTCACCTTCGGCACCCATTTCGCCCCAGTCTTCACGGCGGCCGCCGCCTACGCCGCCCCCAGCTTCGCTCCGGATCGCCCCCTGCTCAAAGGCGCGCGTGATCTGATGCAGCGCATCCACGCCGACTTCACCTACAACCCCGAGAGCACCGAAGTCCAGACCCGCGCCCCGCAGGCGCTCGAACTGCGCGCCGGGGTCTGCCAGGACTACGCGCATGTGATGATCTCCGCGCTGCGCAGCCTGGGGCTGGCCGCGCGCTACGTCAGCGGCTATCTGCGCTCTCACCCCAAGCCCGGCGAGGAGCAGCTCGTGGGCGCCGATGCCTCGCACGCCTGGGTGTCGGTGTGGTGCCCGGTCAACGGCTGGGTGGAGTTCGACCCGACCAACAACCGCCAGCCCGCCGCCGACTATGTGCGCATCGCCATAGGCCGCGATTTTGCCGACGTGTCGCCATTGCGCGGCGTCATCCGCGGCGGCGGAGAACACACCCTCGATGTCGGCGTGCGCGTCAGCCCCGTGGCCGGCTGA